A stretch of Synechococcus sp. MIT S9220 DNA encodes these proteins:
- the malQ gene encoding 4-alpha-glucanotransferase, giving the protein MPSESRVTSVSLPRRRVGVLLHPTALPGSPVCGGLGAPARDWLKALAQHGIGVWQILPLSPPDGTGSPYSSPSSFAINPWLLDAKDLSDQGFLQPGDLEALPGVEAAEPVLDFPLADSRAAALARQLRHCWDKLPHSQHADFDRWRRDQSRWLQDHAAFMVLREQNEGRPWWEWPQQLAVHDQTALREWRDAHGDRLLEQELLQWHLSRQWSRLRELAHELDVEILGDLPFYVARDSSDVWSHRSLFSIAADGRLREQSGVPPDYFSETGQLWGTPVYSWPRHRCTGFRWWRDRLRRQWQLADRLRLDHFRALASYWSVPGGDSTAMNGTWRRSPGRELLSCLRRDAGGRLPLVAEDLGVITPDVEQLRDRFHLPGMKVLQFAFDGNPQNSYLPSNIHGTGWVVYPGTHDNPTSLGWWQRLDGDSRARFASCLDCPIEAPGWQLLELGLATSAQLVIASLQDLLHLDDIARFNTPGTVGGNWNWRLAAFDDSVEGALQGYGLRADVWSRR; this is encoded by the coding sequence TTGCCAAGCGAGTCGCGCGTGACCTCTGTTTCTCTGCCGCGTCGTCGCGTCGGTGTTCTGTTGCATCCGACTGCCCTGCCAGGCTCACCTGTTTGCGGGGGGTTGGGAGCTCCTGCCCGCGATTGGCTCAAGGCTCTTGCTCAGCACGGAATCGGCGTGTGGCAGATCTTGCCACTGTCACCACCAGACGGAACGGGGTCTCCCTACAGCTCTCCATCCAGTTTTGCCATCAATCCCTGGCTACTGGATGCCAAGGATCTCAGCGACCAGGGATTTCTTCAACCTGGTGATTTAGAGGCTCTTCCGGGTGTTGAGGCAGCCGAACCTGTACTGGATTTTCCACTCGCAGACAGTCGGGCTGCCGCTTTGGCCAGGCAACTGCGCCATTGCTGGGACAAGCTGCCGCATTCACAGCATGCGGACTTTGACCGCTGGCGACGGGATCAGTCCCGCTGGCTTCAAGATCATGCTGCCTTCATGGTGCTGCGTGAACAAAACGAGGGCCGTCCCTGGTGGGAGTGGCCTCAACAGTTGGCAGTTCACGATCAGACCGCGCTAAGGGAGTGGCGCGATGCCCATGGGGATCGTCTTCTGGAGCAGGAGCTCCTTCAGTGGCATCTGAGCCGGCAATGGTCGCGGCTGCGCGAGCTTGCCCATGAACTCGATGTGGAGATTCTCGGGGATCTTCCCTTTTATGTGGCTCGCGACAGCTCTGATGTCTGGAGTCATCGCTCGTTGTTTTCCATTGCTGCGGATGGAAGGCTGCGAGAACAAAGTGGTGTTCCGCCTGATTATTTCTCCGAGACCGGTCAGCTCTGGGGAACCCCTGTTTACAGCTGGCCCCGGCATCGCTGCACCGGTTTTCGCTGGTGGAGGGATCGTCTGCGGCGTCAGTGGCAGCTCGCCGATCGACTGAGGCTTGATCATTTCCGTGCGCTGGCGTCTTACTGGTCTGTTCCTGGTGGGGACAGCACAGCCATGAACGGCACCTGGCGACGTTCTCCCGGTCGTGAGTTGCTCAGCTGTCTGCGTCGAGATGCAGGCGGCCGCTTACCTCTGGTGGCCGAAGACCTCGGGGTGATCACACCGGATGTGGAGCAGCTGCGTGATCGTTTTCATCTGCCTGGAATGAAAGTGCTGCAGTTCGCTTTTGATGGCAATCCCCAGAACTCTTACCTTCCGTCCAATATCCATGGCACCGGATGGGTGGTCTATCCAGGAACCCACGACAACCCCACAAGTCTGGGCTGGTGGCAACGTCTTGATGGCGACTCCCGTGCTCGTTTTGCCAGTTGTCTCGACTGTCCGATTGAGGCTCCTGGCTGGCAGCTGTTGGAGCTGGGTCTGGCGACATCCGCGCAGTTGGTGATTGCTTCGCTGCAGGACCTGCTGCACCTCGACGATATCGCCCGCTTCAATACCCCAGGCACAGTCGGAGGTAACTGGAACTGGCGCTTAGCGGCGTTTGACGATTCGGTTGAAGGTGCACTTCAGGGTTATGGATTGCGTGCCGACGTCTGGTCAAGGCGATAA
- a CDS encoding RodZ family helix-turn-helix domain-containing protein — translation MALFKRSFPWRWRRSRQIEANATDQAAKEAPLIEAGQHLRQHREQRGLSLRDLSREVRITTPVLEALERGWSDRLPEPAYLVAMLHRLEQYLQLKPNSLSGALPEDCFQQRLPREQRRTRFTLGSIDIFTTWQGSLVYIVVISVSLLALNQQQRQLAIDNTKFFTPVPLNLQQDSDALLQGLRPLTELRTQKPADSVAKLLGEQPLPGVLEVTLKQPSTLTLSSEGGDRSSLQGATGTLTLQLLPPLELSVQPAPTAGDVRWDGLPQEALKNRPGIYRLDQTSARNP, via the coding sequence ATGGCTTTGTTCAAACGTTCCTTCCCATGGCGCTGGCGTCGAAGTCGCCAGATTGAGGCCAATGCAACGGATCAAGCAGCCAAAGAGGCCCCGCTGATCGAGGCTGGTCAACATCTGAGGCAGCACCGGGAACAACGCGGCCTGAGCCTGAGAGATTTATCTCGGGAGGTGCGCATCACCACACCAGTGCTGGAAGCACTGGAACGCGGCTGGTCAGACCGCCTACCAGAACCGGCTTACCTGGTAGCAATGCTGCACCGTCTGGAGCAATACCTCCAGCTCAAGCCCAACAGTCTGAGCGGAGCACTGCCTGAAGACTGTTTTCAACAAAGACTGCCCCGAGAGCAAAGGAGGACACGCTTCACGCTTGGAAGCATTGACATCTTCACCACCTGGCAAGGAAGCCTCGTCTACATCGTTGTCATCAGCGTGTCCTTGCTCGCGCTGAATCAACAGCAACGACAACTTGCGATCGACAACACCAAATTCTTCACTCCTGTTCCTCTGAATCTTCAGCAGGATTCCGATGCACTGTTGCAAGGCCTGCGCCCGCTCACTGAGCTCAGAACACAGAAACCGGCTGACTCCGTCGCAAAACTCCTGGGCGAACAACCGCTGCCTGGTGTGCTTGAAGTCACCCTCAAGCAACCAAGCACGTTGACCCTCAGCAGTGAAGGCGGCGATCGCAGTTCACTTCAAGGGGCAACAGGCACGCTCACCCTTCAGCTTTTGCCTCCTCTTGAGCTCAGCGTTCAACCAGCACCAACCGCAGGAGATGTTCGATGGGACGGACTCCCGCAAGAGGCGCTGAAGAATCGACCAGGGATTTATCGCCTTGACCAGACGTCGGCACGCAATCCATAA
- a CDS encoding pseudouridine synthase → MHQRLQKLMSAAGHCSRRQAEELLRQGRVDVNGTIAALGDQADPETDLICVDGTPLAKQTPERVLLLNKPPGVISSCHDPQGRETVLDLIPAELRQGLHPVGRLDADSRGALLLSNQGELTLKLTHPRYAHSKTYRVTVSGIPDHSKLERWRQGLELDGSRTLPASVKLLHSKRGHSTLEVILREGRNRQIRRIASLLGHSVLDLQRVAIAGLALGATEEGCWRQLSRREWQGLISSQAGEA, encoded by the coding sequence ATGCACCAGCGACTTCAGAAACTGATGTCCGCCGCGGGGCACTGCTCACGCCGCCAGGCAGAGGAACTGCTGCGCCAGGGTCGAGTTGACGTCAACGGAACGATCGCAGCACTCGGAGATCAGGCTGATCCCGAAACAGATCTGATCTGCGTGGATGGGACGCCGTTAGCCAAGCAGACTCCGGAGCGAGTGCTGTTGCTCAACAAACCTCCCGGTGTGATCAGCAGCTGCCATGACCCTCAAGGTCGCGAAACCGTGCTGGACCTGATCCCCGCCGAGCTCAGGCAAGGACTGCATCCGGTCGGACGTCTTGATGCCGACAGCCGTGGAGCTTTATTGCTCAGCAACCAGGGAGAGCTCACCTTGAAGCTCACACACCCGCGCTATGCCCACAGCAAGACCTACAGAGTGACGGTGAGCGGAATACCGGATCATTCGAAGCTGGAACGATGGCGACAAGGCCTGGAACTCGATGGCTCTCGAACCCTCCCTGCCAGTGTGAAACTGCTCCACAGCAAACGTGGACACAGCACCCTGGAAGTGATTCTTCGAGAAGGACGTAACCGGCAGATCCGCAGGATTGCCTCGCTGCTCGGTCATTCCGTGCTCGACCTGCAGCGGGTTGCAATCGCTGGACTGGCTCTTGGAGCGACGGAAGAAGGATGCTGGCGCCAGCTATCCAGGCGAGAATGGCAAGGCCTGATCAGCTCTCAGGCAGGTGAGGCGTAA
- a CDS encoding PAS domain-containing sensor histidine kinase codes for MSGWALRSRFNLNAGSRRRSAQISPVLSGHSLSTAQLLAWIDAATQGWLVLTPDHTIGFINSRAERLLQFSNNRLVRGQALDDVLSVPQLEEAMVSVRYQQRPQRCEWEQQGVPLEAIVLPGSDEWLLVLLQNRQSLEAQQEQQERWVSDVAHELKTPLTALMLVSDRLETAVSADDAILVERLQNELRRLQLLVEDLLELSRLENILPHEQGGYSPVNLEELVEAAWNSIRPLADQREVRLSINTQEPGPLLGDQPRLHRAVLNLLDNALRFSPQGSAVDVKILPSGGWWLVCVRDHGPGLSESDLSNMFQRFYRGDPSRARSHQSGSGLGLAIVQQIAVNHGGRIQARNHPDGGSSIELLLPRGDH; via the coding sequence ATGAGCGGTTGGGCTTTGCGCAGCCGCTTCAATTTGAACGCCGGATCCCGACGGCGCTCAGCACAGATCTCGCCGGTGTTGTCCGGTCACTCGCTGAGTACAGCGCAGCTGCTGGCCTGGATCGATGCAGCCACCCAGGGATGGCTCGTTCTCACACCGGATCACACCATCGGTTTCATCAACTCAAGAGCGGAACGATTGCTGCAGTTCTCCAACAATCGGCTCGTGCGCGGACAAGCACTCGACGATGTTCTCAGCGTGCCTCAGCTTGAAGAGGCAATGGTCAGCGTGCGATATCAACAACGGCCGCAACGCTGTGAATGGGAACAGCAGGGTGTGCCTCTGGAAGCCATCGTTCTGCCCGGTTCGGACGAGTGGTTGCTGGTGCTCCTCCAGAACAGACAATCCCTGGAGGCACAGCAGGAGCAACAGGAACGCTGGGTGAGCGATGTCGCCCATGAGCTGAAAACCCCACTCACGGCCCTGATGCTCGTGAGCGATCGACTGGAAACAGCAGTCTCAGCCGATGACGCCATTCTTGTGGAGCGTCTGCAGAACGAACTCAGACGTCTGCAATTGTTGGTCGAGGATTTACTGGAGCTCTCCAGACTGGAGAACATCCTTCCCCATGAGCAGGGGGGCTACTCACCGGTCAATCTTGAAGAGCTGGTGGAGGCCGCCTGGAACAGCATTCGTCCGCTTGCAGATCAGCGCGAGGTGAGGCTCTCCATCAACACCCAAGAGCCAGGACCACTTCTGGGAGATCAACCCCGATTGCATCGAGCCGTCCTCAACCTGCTCGATAACGCCTTGCGCTTTTCCCCTCAGGGAAGCGCCGTCGACGTGAAGATCCTCCCCAGTGGTGGATGGTGGTTGGTCTGCGTCCGGGACCATGGCCCGGGGCTGAGTGAAAGTGATCTCAGCAACATGTTCCAGCGCTTTTACCGCGGCGACCCATCTCGGGCCCGCTCCCACCAAAGTGGCAGCGGCCTCGGACTTGCCATCGTCCAACAGATCGCCGTGAACCATGGAGGCCGAATTCAGGCCAGGAATCATCCTGACGGAGGCTCATCGATTGAACTGTTGTTACCGCGCGGTGACCACTAA
- a CDS encoding response regulator transcription factor, protein MSSATASSRTANNISTKSVSAAHLLVVEDDTSIRETVKEALSAEGFEVSACRDGNEALAMLTGPQAESIDALVLDLMLPGMGGLDLCRKLRQLNNTTPILVISARDSETDRVLGLEVGGDDYLVKPFGLRELVARCRALLRRSQRIRPESTARVDIIEHANLCLYCQEFRVTRDGEDLSLAPKEYKILELLMRNPKRVWSRDQLLEQIWGIDFVGDTKTVDVHIRWLREKIETTPSSPDHIRTVRGFGYRFG, encoded by the coding sequence GTGAGCTCCGCCACCGCCAGCAGCAGAACCGCCAACAACATCAGCACCAAGAGCGTCAGCGCTGCACACCTTCTGGTGGTTGAAGACGACACCTCCATCAGAGAAACCGTGAAGGAGGCGCTCAGCGCCGAGGGTTTTGAGGTGAGCGCCTGCAGGGATGGGAACGAAGCCCTGGCCATGCTCACCGGACCGCAAGCCGAGAGCATTGATGCCCTGGTCCTTGATCTGATGCTTCCAGGGATGGGTGGGCTAGACCTCTGCCGCAAGCTCAGGCAACTCAATAACACCACGCCGATCCTTGTCATCAGCGCCAGGGACAGCGAAACCGATCGAGTCCTCGGCCTCGAGGTGGGTGGCGATGACTATCTGGTCAAACCATTCGGACTCAGGGAGCTGGTGGCCCGATGCCGCGCCCTGCTGCGCCGCTCCCAGAGAATCAGGCCCGAATCCACAGCCAGGGTAGACATTATTGAACATGCCAACCTCTGTCTTTATTGCCAGGAATTCCGGGTGACGCGGGACGGAGAGGATCTCAGCCTTGCTCCCAAGGAATACAAGATTCTGGAACTGCTGATGCGCAACCCGAAGCGTGTCTGGAGCCGCGATCAGCTGCTGGAACAAATCTGGGGCATCGACTTCGTCGGAGACACCAAAACCGTCGACGTGCATATCCGATGGTTGAGAGAAAAGATCGAGACAACTCCCTCTTCTCCTGACCACATCCGAACCGTGCGTGGATTCGGTTATCGATTCGGCTGA
- a CDS encoding RpoD/SigA family RNA polymerase sigma factor, which translates to MSPLALLPDADLVRSYLRDIGRVPLLSHQQEITLGRQVQELMDLEAQEAELSDQRGGEMVPPAELAKAAGLSAAQLKRKLQAGRRAKERMVAANLRLVVSVAKKYTKRNMELLDLIQEGTIGLVRGVEKFDPTRGYKFSTYAYWWIRQGITRAIAEKSRTIRLPIHITEMLNKLKKGQRELSQELGRTPSVTELAGFVELPEEEVKELMCRARQPVSLEMKVGDGDDTELLDLLAGDGELPSEQVEGECLKGDLRDLLGQLPELQERVLRMRYGMDGEDPMSLTAIAKSLKMSRDRTRKLEREGLELLRRGDVQLEAYVLA; encoded by the coding sequence ATGTCGCCCTTGGCTCTGCTACCGGATGCGGACCTGGTGCGTTCCTACCTGCGTGACATCGGCCGTGTGCCGCTGTTGAGCCATCAGCAGGAGATCACGCTGGGTCGTCAGGTGCAAGAGCTGATGGATCTGGAGGCACAAGAAGCAGAGCTGAGCGATCAGCGTGGTGGTGAGATGGTGCCCCCTGCAGAGCTGGCCAAAGCAGCAGGACTGAGTGCAGCGCAACTGAAGCGCAAGCTGCAAGCTGGTCGCCGCGCGAAGGAGCGGATGGTGGCAGCGAATCTGCGCCTGGTGGTGAGTGTTGCCAAGAAGTACACCAAGCGGAATATGGAACTGCTGGATCTGATCCAGGAGGGAACGATCGGTCTGGTGCGTGGTGTGGAGAAATTCGACCCGACGCGGGGCTACAAGTTCAGCACCTATGCGTATTGGTGGATCCGTCAGGGGATCACGCGTGCGATTGCGGAGAAGAGCCGGACGATCCGGCTGCCGATCCACATCACGGAGATGCTGAACAAGCTGAAGAAAGGTCAGCGAGAACTGAGCCAAGAGCTGGGTCGGACGCCATCGGTGACGGAACTGGCGGGCTTTGTGGAGCTGCCGGAAGAGGAAGTGAAAGAACTGATGTGCCGTGCGCGTCAGCCAGTGAGTTTGGAGATGAAGGTGGGCGACGGAGATGACACAGAACTGCTGGATCTGCTGGCAGGAGATGGTGAACTGCCGAGCGAGCAGGTGGAAGGCGAGTGCTTGAAGGGAGATCTGCGTGATCTGTTGGGTCAGCTGCCTGAACTGCAGGAGCGTGTGCTGCGGATGCGGTATGGGATGGACGGGGAAGATCCGATGAGCCTCACAGCGATTGCTAAATCGCTGAAAATGAGTCGTGATCGCACTCGCAAGCTCGAACGCGAGGGTCTAGAGCTACTGCGCCGTGGTGATGTTCAGCTCGAGGCTTACGTGCTGGCCTGA
- a CDS encoding AarF/ABC1/UbiB kinase family protein encodes MDSLRYNPGRDVRWLLLRPWIGIPRLIQIFWALLGLVLSLLLRGGSSDPRVQRDLARTLLRTLTNLGPCFIKVGQALSTRPDLIRRDWLDELTRLQDDLPSFDHAIALNTIETELGAPVDQLFEEFPNTPVAAASLGQVYKARVGTQRWVAVKVQRPNLTFILRRDMVLIRSLGILAAPFLPLNLGFGLGEIIDEFGRSLFEEIDYCCEADNARHFSRLFADNDAVTIPDVDEELSSRRVLTTSWIQGSKLRDSQELKSQRLDPAALIRTGVISGLQQLLEFGYFHADPHPGNLFALPGRSGDLGHVAYVDFGMMDSISDQDRLTLTGAVVHLINRDFEAVARDFQELGFLASNADLTPIIPALEDALGGSLGDSVGSFNFKAITDRFSELMYDYPFRVPARFALIIRAVVSQEGLALRLDPDFRIIAVAYPYVAKRLLAGDTKEMREKLMEVIFDEQGNLRVERLESLLDVVGNYSGGQSSGELLPVAGAGLRLLLSRDGGDLRQRLLLTLIKDDRLNLSDLKELTVLIRKTFGPRQIAEGVMQRLNPLAA; translated from the coding sequence GTGGATTCGCTTCGCTACAACCCGGGCCGAGATGTCCGATGGCTCCTGTTGCGCCCATGGATCGGCATACCGCGCCTGATCCAGATCTTCTGGGCTCTACTGGGACTGGTCTTGAGCTTGCTGCTGAGGGGCGGCAGCAGCGACCCCCGTGTTCAGCGCGATCTGGCTCGCACTCTGCTGCGCACCCTGACCAACCTCGGGCCTTGTTTTATCAAGGTCGGACAGGCCCTTTCGACCCGTCCGGATCTGATCCGTCGAGACTGGCTGGATGAGCTGACACGGCTTCAAGACGATCTGCCGTCCTTCGACCATGCGATCGCTTTGAACACGATCGAAACGGAACTGGGTGCTCCAGTGGATCAGCTGTTTGAGGAATTTCCCAATACACCTGTTGCAGCCGCAAGTCTTGGGCAGGTCTACAAGGCTCGGGTCGGTACACAACGCTGGGTCGCCGTCAAAGTCCAGAGACCGAATTTGACGTTCATTCTGCGGCGCGACATGGTGCTGATCCGCAGTCTCGGGATTCTGGCCGCTCCATTTTTGCCACTGAATCTGGGCTTTGGCCTCGGAGAAATTATTGATGAGTTCGGCCGAAGCCTGTTCGAAGAAATCGATTACTGCTGCGAAGCAGACAACGCCAGGCACTTCTCAAGATTGTTCGCTGACAATGACGCAGTCACCATTCCCGATGTCGACGAAGAGCTCTCAAGCCGCCGAGTTCTGACCACCAGCTGGATTCAGGGAAGCAAGCTTCGCGATTCACAGGAGCTCAAGTCCCAGCGCCTTGACCCCGCGGCTCTCATTCGCACAGGCGTGATCAGCGGACTCCAGCAACTTCTGGAGTTCGGTTACTTCCATGCCGATCCCCACCCGGGCAATCTCTTTGCACTCCCTGGTCGCAGCGGCGATCTCGGACACGTGGCCTACGTGGATTTCGGGATGATGGATTCCATCAGTGATCAGGATCGCCTGACACTCACAGGAGCGGTGGTGCATCTGATCAACCGTGATTTCGAAGCGGTTGCCCGAGATTTCCAGGAACTCGGATTCCTTGCATCCAATGCTGATCTGACACCGATCATTCCCGCCCTGGAAGATGCCCTGGGAGGAAGTCTTGGAGATTCCGTCGGTTCGTTCAACTTCAAGGCGATAACCGATCGTTTCTCGGAATTGATGTACGACTATCCCTTCCGGGTGCCTGCACGCTTCGCTCTGATCATCCGAGCCGTGGTGAGCCAGGAAGGCCTTGCTCTAAGACTCGATCCCGACTTCCGCATCATTGCGGTGGCCTATCCCTACGTGGCCAAGAGACTCCTCGCTGGCGACACCAAAGAAATGCGAGAGAAGCTGATGGAAGTCATCTTTGACGAGCAGGGAAATCTGCGCGTCGAACGACTTGAAAGTCTTCTCGATGTTGTTGGCAATTATTCGGGGGGTCAGAGCAGCGGAGAACTGCTGCCGGTGGCCGGGGCAGGTCTGCGTTTGTTGCTGAGTCGAGATGGAGGAGACCTGCGTCAGCGCCTCCTGCTGACCCTGATCAAAGACGACCGCCTGAACCTCTCAGATCTGAAAGAGCTGACTGTCCTGATACGAAAGACCTTTGGACCTCGTCAAATCGCCGAGGGTGTGATGCAACGCCTGAATCCGCTCGCGGCCTGA
- a CDS encoding aminotransferase class I/II-fold pyridoxal phosphate-dependent enzyme, with translation MPSLLELLRPDRRLALHLPVHGRGAALPPLMQRLLRQSPGSWDLPELPEIGGPLESHGAVATSQARLANAMSVDHCWFGVNGATGLLQAGLLAMAQPGEAVLLPRNAHRSLIAACELGGVMPVFLPVPFFADRGHAGAMTAEGLRQSLDPWPDPGRPIAGAVLVHPTYHGYSAEIVELIELLHSRGLPVMVDEAHGTHLAFNAEQDSPVSALVAGADLVVHSLHKSAPGLAQTAVLWHRSQRLDHERVQRSLARLQTTSPSSLLLASCETTLDWLLSSRWTSLFEARRHQAIQLIHALREQGISLHSSDDPLRLILATSQLGVSGLDADEFCMRQGVIAELPEPLCLTFCLGFARHRGLAKRLQRIWQVLAREGDGVPLAVIPDPPLQSTSIPELTPDEAQRLPHRIRPLAECVDQIAAELICPYPPGVPLLVPGERISAERSQWLQSQHQRWPVQVPGMVKVLA, from the coding sequence ATGCCGTCGCTTCTCGAGCTTCTGCGACCGGATCGACGTCTGGCTTTGCATCTTCCGGTGCATGGTCGTGGAGCAGCTCTGCCGCCACTGATGCAGCGTTTGCTGCGTCAATCACCGGGCAGCTGGGACCTGCCCGAGTTGCCAGAGATCGGTGGTCCGCTCGAATCGCACGGTGCAGTGGCAACCAGTCAGGCGCGGCTGGCTAATGCGATGAGTGTTGATCACTGTTGGTTTGGCGTGAACGGTGCCACTGGTCTGCTTCAGGCCGGTCTGCTTGCGATGGCGCAACCGGGAGAGGCTGTGCTGCTGCCTCGTAATGCCCATCGTTCGTTGATCGCTGCCTGCGAGTTGGGGGGCGTGATGCCGGTCTTTCTGCCGGTGCCGTTTTTTGCTGATCGCGGTCACGCCGGGGCGATGACTGCTGAGGGCCTGCGGCAGAGCCTGGATCCCTGGCCTGATCCAGGTCGTCCCATTGCTGGTGCTGTTCTTGTTCACCCCACATATCACGGCTACTCCGCTGAGATTGTGGAGCTGATCGAACTACTCCACAGCAGGGGATTGCCGGTCATGGTGGATGAAGCTCATGGCACCCATCTGGCCTTTAATGCCGAGCAGGACAGCCCTGTGTCTGCTCTTGTTGCCGGAGCTGATCTGGTTGTGCATTCCCTGCATAAATCTGCGCCTGGTCTCGCGCAGACCGCAGTTCTGTGGCATCGCTCTCAACGGTTGGACCACGAGAGAGTTCAACGTTCTCTGGCCAGACTTCAGACCACGAGTCCCAGCTCCCTTTTGCTGGCTTCCTGTGAGACAACCCTGGATTGGTTGCTGTCCAGCCGCTGGACTTCGCTCTTCGAGGCTCGTCGGCACCAAGCCATCCAGCTGATCCATGCTCTGCGAGAGCAGGGCATCTCGCTCCACTCCAGTGATGATCCCCTGCGATTAATCCTTGCAACGAGCCAGCTTGGTGTGAGTGGTCTGGATGCGGATGAGTTCTGCATGCGTCAGGGCGTGATCGCTGAGTTGCCTGAGCCTCTTTGTCTCACGTTCTGTCTTGGATTCGCTCGGCATCGGGGCTTGGCAAAGCGACTGCAGAGGATTTGGCAGGTGTTGGCTCGTGAGGGTGATGGTGTGCCGCTGGCTGTCATCCCGGATCCGCCGTTACAGAGCACGTCGATTCCTGAGCTCACCCCTGATGAAGCACAACGGCTTCCCCATCGCATTCGCCCATTGGCTGAGTGCGTTGATCAAATCGCTGCTGAGTTGATTTGCCCCTACCCGCCCGGTGTGCCACTGCTCGTCCCTGGAGAGAGAATCTCTGCAGAGCGAAGCCAATGGCTGCAGTCGCAGCATCAACGATGGCCTGTTCAGGTGCCCGGTATGGTGAAGGTTCTGGCCTGA
- a CDS encoding phosphatidate cytidylyltransferase yields the protein MSKRRAADHKRLVSGVLVGLFGLVVVGLGGWWFTIALGVIVHLGLLEFFRMAQFKGMRPATKTTLVACQLLLISTQWSVNGGIASSLADAVLPLSGAAICGWLLLQPITGSIADIAASIFGLFYLGFLPSHWLRLRNLEAVDIAPLVDYMSWTWISSGLLITLMACLMVVASDIGSYVIGRRFGHHPLSPISPGKTIEGAYGGLVSAVLIGALGGALLEWPYGPLAGGCLGALVALFALVGDLTESMMKRDAGVKDSGDALPGHGGILDRIDSYLFTPAVVFYVVTLVMPVMAPG from the coding sequence GTGAGCAAGAGGCGAGCCGCCGATCACAAACGCCTGGTCAGCGGGGTGCTGGTGGGTCTGTTTGGTTTGGTGGTGGTGGGTCTGGGTGGTTGGTGGTTCACGATCGCCCTGGGGGTGATCGTGCATCTGGGTTTGCTGGAGTTCTTCCGCATGGCCCAGTTCAAAGGCATGCGTCCAGCCACAAAAACCACACTTGTGGCCTGCCAATTACTGCTGATCAGCACTCAGTGGTCTGTGAACGGAGGCATCGCATCTTCTCTCGCTGATGCGGTTTTGCCGCTCTCTGGAGCTGCCATCTGTGGCTGGTTGCTGCTGCAGCCGATTACCGGTTCGATTGCGGACATCGCCGCGTCGATCTTTGGACTGTTCTATCTGGGGTTTCTGCCCAGTCACTGGTTGCGGCTTCGCAACCTTGAGGCTGTAGATATCGCCCCCCTGGTGGATTACATGTCCTGGACCTGGATCAGCTCCGGTCTGCTGATCACGTTGATGGCCTGCCTGATGGTGGTCGCGAGTGATATCGGCTCTTACGTCATCGGTCGGCGCTTTGGTCACCACCCTCTCTCTCCAATTTCCCCAGGCAAAACGATTGAAGGGGCGTATGGAGGACTGGTCTCTGCGGTGCTGATCGGTGCGCTTGGCGGTGCACTGCTGGAGTGGCCCTACGGACCTCTCGCCGGCGGTTGTCTGGGTGCGCTCGTCGCCCTGTTTGCTCTGGTGGGTGATCTCACCGAATCGATGATGAAGCGTGATGCCGGCGTGAAGGATTCCGGGGATGCCCTCCCGGGCCATGGCGGAATTCTGGATCGGATCGACAGCTATTTGTTCACACCAGCGGTGGTGTTTTACGTGGTGACCCTGGTGATGCCCGTGATGGCTCCAGGTTGA
- a CDS encoding DUF2993 domain-containing protein encodes MPQTSSGPVLQLLASGLQRWIRNQCDSVEELNLALQGSAIELLRGRLKGVSLEARRVSFEQLPLLRAELQSDELKTIFRPGQPNQPLQLKDPFSIEGEVVLSGTDLNKALATDRWRWLADLLAEQLMGLTPLRSLAIDNDRLVLTAEVITGKDPVQRSFFLCADRGTIRVNHCDAEAELLLPMDPSIKIIDARLQGGQLVIKGNATVHP; translated from the coding sequence ATGCCCCAGACCAGCTCAGGCCCCGTTCTCCAGCTCCTGGCCAGCGGTCTTCAACGCTGGATTCGCAACCAGTGCGACTCTGTTGAGGAGTTGAATTTGGCCCTTCAGGGTTCAGCGATTGAGCTGCTGAGAGGTCGGCTAAAAGGTGTCTCGCTCGAGGCTCGCAGAGTGAGTTTTGAACAACTGCCACTGCTGCGCGCCGAATTGCAATCCGACGAACTGAAAACAATATTCCGCCCTGGTCAACCCAACCAGCCACTGCAACTCAAGGACCCTTTCAGCATCGAGGGGGAGGTGGTGCTGAGCGGAACTGATCTCAACAAGGCTCTGGCGACTGATCGCTGGAGATGGTTAGCGGATCTACTGGCGGAACAGCTGATGGGCCTAACACCGCTGCGCTCACTGGCGATCGACAACGATCGATTGGTGCTCACCGCGGAGGTGATCACAGGCAAAGACCCAGTGCAACGAAGCTTCTTCCTCTGCGCGGATCGGGGCACGATCAGAGTGAACCACTGCGATGCGGAAGCAGAATTGTTGCTGCCCATGGATCCTTCCATCAAGATCATCGATGCAAGGCTGCAGGGCGGTCAGTTGGTGATCAAAGGCAACGCCACAGTTCATCCCTGA